In one window of Caballeronia sp. TF1N1 DNA:
- a CDS encoding DHA2 family efflux MFS transporter permease subunit → MSQANVVHPPLTGGKLVIGTIAVSLAVFMNVLDTSIANVSIPSISGDLGVSSDQGTWVITSFAVANAISVPLTGWLTQRIGQVKLFLGSIILFVIASWLCGLAPTLPFLLAARVLQGAVAGPMIPLSQTLLLASYPREKAPIALSMWSMTTLIAPVAGPILGGWISDNISWPWIFYVNIPVGFIAAIATFMIFRDRDSAIRKAPIDSVGLGLLVVWVGSLQIMLDKGKDLDWFNSTTIVVLALVAVIAFAFFIVWELTAEHPVVDLSLFALRNFSGGTIALSVGYGLYFGNLVLLPLWLQTVIGYTATDAGLVMAPVGLFAVLLSPITGKFLPRTDPRRIATAAFLVFALCFWMRSRYTTGVDTWSLTLPTLIQGIAMAGFFIPLVSITLSGLPGHRIPAASGLSNFVRIMCGGIGTSIFSTAWEHRSIVHHVQLVEQANSFNPNFTNSMQQMGAIGYSHDQTYGLFNSMATQQAAQLGVNDMFYISAGIFVALIALIWITKPERSGGGDSAAAASAAH, encoded by the coding sequence CGACACGTCGATCGCGAACGTCTCGATTCCGTCGATCTCGGGCGATCTCGGTGTCTCGTCCGATCAGGGCACGTGGGTCATCACGTCGTTCGCGGTCGCCAACGCCATCTCAGTGCCGCTCACCGGCTGGCTCACGCAGCGCATCGGGCAAGTGAAGCTGTTTCTCGGCTCGATCATTCTCTTCGTGATCGCTTCATGGCTGTGCGGACTCGCGCCGACGCTGCCCTTCCTGCTCGCCGCGCGCGTGCTGCAAGGCGCGGTCGCCGGCCCGATGATCCCGCTGTCGCAAACGCTCCTGCTCGCGAGCTACCCGCGCGAGAAAGCGCCCATCGCGTTATCCATGTGGTCGATGACCACGCTCATTGCGCCTGTCGCCGGGCCGATTCTCGGCGGCTGGATCTCGGACAACATCTCATGGCCGTGGATCTTCTACGTGAACATTCCGGTCGGCTTCATTGCGGCCATCGCGACGTTCATGATTTTCCGCGACCGCGATTCGGCCATCCGTAAAGCGCCCATCGATTCGGTCGGGCTCGGCTTGCTCGTAGTCTGGGTCGGCTCGCTGCAGATCATGCTCGACAAGGGAAAGGATCTCGACTGGTTCAATTCGACGACCATCGTCGTGCTCGCGCTGGTCGCGGTGATCGCGTTCGCGTTCTTCATCGTGTGGGAGCTGACGGCGGAGCATCCGGTCGTCGATCTGTCGTTGTTCGCGCTGCGCAACTTCTCGGGCGGGACCATCGCGCTCTCGGTCGGCTATGGGCTCTACTTTGGCAATCTCGTGTTGTTGCCGCTATGGCTGCAAACGGTGATCGGCTACACGGCCACCGACGCCGGGCTCGTGATGGCGCCCGTCGGATTGTTCGCGGTACTGCTCTCGCCGATCACGGGCAAATTCCTGCCGCGCACCGATCCGCGCCGGATTGCAACCGCCGCGTTCCTCGTGTTCGCGCTGTGCTTCTGGATGCGTTCGCGCTACACCACGGGCGTCGATACCTGGTCGCTCACGCTGCCCACGCTGATTCAGGGTATCGCGATGGCGGGCTTCTTCATTCCGCTGGTGTCGATCACGCTGTCGGGTTTGCCGGGGCATCGCATTCCGGCGGCGTCGGGCTTGTCGAACTTCGTGCGGATCATGTGCGGCGGTATCGGCACGTCGATTTTTTCGACGGCCTGGGAGCATCGGTCGATCGTTCATCACGTGCAACTGGTGGAGCAGGCGAATTCGTTCAATCCGAACTTCACCAATTCGATGCAGCAGATGGGCGCAATCGGCTATTCGCACGATCAGACTTACGGTCTATTCAACAGCATGGCGACGCAGCAGGCCGCGCAGCTCGGCGTGAACGACATGTTCTATATCTCGGCGGGGATTTTCGTCGCGCTGATCGCATTGATCTGGATCACGAAGCCCGAACGCTCCGGCGGCGGAGATTCAGCGGCGGCGGCATCGGCGGCGCATTGA
- the truB gene encoding tRNA pseudouridine(55) synthase TruB produces the protein MSGATKDSPRPKIARRALDGVLLLDKPLGLSSNDALIKAKRLFLAKKAGHTGTLDPLATGLLPLCFGEATKFSQDLLEADKTYEATMRLGMRTTTGDAEGEAIDERAVTCDEAAVRDAMTRFLGEIVQIPPMYSALKRDGKPLYEYARAGQTVEREGRNVTIHALEMIACALPLVTFRVTCSKGTYVRTLAEDIGETLGCGAHLTALRRTGVGALTLDHAVTLDALANIDETARDAWLQPVDALLSTFPEVRLDDDATRRFLHGQRLKLSDVSTDMLEAGRVRVYTQEGGRLLGVAKAGEGVLAPERLIVTAG, from the coding sequence ATGAGCGGTGCAACGAAGGACTCGCCGCGCCCGAAGATTGCCCGGCGCGCGCTAGATGGCGTGTTGCTGCTGGACAAGCCGCTCGGTCTGTCTAGCAACGACGCGCTCATCAAGGCGAAGCGGCTTTTTCTCGCGAAGAAGGCGGGACACACGGGTACGCTCGATCCCCTCGCGACGGGTTTGCTGCCGCTTTGTTTCGGTGAAGCAACCAAGTTTTCGCAGGATTTGCTCGAAGCCGACAAGACCTACGAAGCGACGATGCGCCTCGGTATGCGCACGACGACGGGCGACGCGGAAGGCGAAGCCATCGACGAGCGCGCGGTGACGTGCGACGAAGCGGCTGTGCGAGATGCCATGACGCGCTTTCTCGGCGAGATCGTGCAAATTCCACCGATGTATTCCGCGCTGAAACGTGACGGCAAGCCGCTCTACGAATACGCGCGCGCGGGACAGACCGTGGAGCGCGAAGGGCGCAACGTCACCATCCACGCGTTAGAGATGATCGCGTGTGCGTTGCCGCTCGTCACGTTTCGCGTGACCTGCAGCAAGGGCACGTATGTACGCACCCTGGCTGAGGATATCGGTGAGACGTTGGGATGCGGCGCGCATCTGACGGCGTTGCGGCGGACGGGCGTGGGCGCGTTGACGCTCGACCATGCGGTGACGCTCGATGCATTGGCGAACATTGATGAAACCGCGCGCGATGCGTGGCTTCAGCCGGTGGATGCGCTGCTGTCGACGTTCCCGGAAGTGCGTCTGGACGACGATGCCACCCGGCGTTTTTTGCATGGCCAGCGCCTCAAGCTGTCGGATGTATCGACGGACATGCTCGAAGCGGGCCGCGTGCGCGTGTACACGCAAGAAGGCGGACGGCTGCTTGGCGTGGCGAAAGCGGGCGAGGGCGTGCTTGCGCCGGAACGGTTGATCGTCACGGCGGGCTGA
- the rbfA gene encoding 30S ribosome-binding factor RbfA has translation MAKKRTSPNRNVQIADQIQRDLSELMREVKDPRIGMVTMQSVELTPDYAHAKVYFTTLTGDPKETEEALNHAAGHLHNQLFKRLHIHTVPTLHFHYDQTIEKAVEMSRLIDEANASRAKDDEEGA, from the coding sequence ATGGCTAAAAAACGTACTTCCCCGAATCGCAACGTGCAGATCGCCGATCAGATTCAGCGCGATCTCTCCGAGCTGATGCGCGAGGTGAAAGATCCGCGCATCGGCATGGTGACGATGCAGAGCGTCGAACTCACGCCCGATTACGCGCACGCGAAGGTCTATTTCACGACGCTCACCGGCGACCCGAAGGAAACCGAGGAAGCGTTGAACCACGCGGCCGGGCATCTGCATAACCAATTGTTCAAGCGCCTGCACATTCATACGGTGCCGACGCTGCACTTTCACTACGACCAGACGATCGAGAAGGCCGTGGAGATGTCGCGTCTGATCGACGAAGCGAACGCCTCGCGCGCCAAAGACGACGAAGAAGGCGCCTGA